A section of the Babylonia areolata isolate BAREFJ2019XMU chromosome 31, ASM4173473v1, whole genome shotgun sequence genome encodes:
- the LOC143275762 gene encoding uncharacterized protein LOC143275762, with product MTTQNSTALNTSAPHPPNTSVTSSECFMLQFQDFVPWNNPDNLISFQTEDLIRRLKDVVFLPILFLIGVPANVINMAVFYRQGLKERINVCLFALSLADALYLLCNMLWYGEQLHLQFTTRDIYGPVMQWMTNHQLLGFYGLTWVSQVLSAIIASERCFCILHPLRSHTVLRTSTTTYIIIAVFVVVIGVYFVVVTRYYIVCAYDPISEAVIMTAIGSEFYYRHKKLVDFLDVFVYGAGLPGVVIVVVTSTTIVTGR from the exons ATGACTACCCAAAACTCTACGGCCCTAAACACATCcgcccctcacccacccaacaccaGTGTCACCTCATCAGAATGCTTCATGCTCCAGTTCCAAGACTTCGTGCCCTGGAACAACCCGGACAACCTCATCAGCTTTCAGACAGAGGATCTGATTCGTCGCCTGAAGGACGTGGTCTTTCTGCCAATCCTGTTTCTGATTGGTGTGCCCgccaacgtcatcaacatggcggtgttctaCAGGCAAGGTCTCAAGGAGCGAATCAACGTGTGTCTGTTCGCTCTGTCCTTAGCGGACGCGCTGTACCTTCTGTGTAATATGCTGTGGTATGGGGAACAGCTGCATCTACAGTTTACCACCAGGGACAT TTACGGTCCCGtcatgcagtggatgaccaaccACCAGCTCCTGGGGTTCTACGGCCTCACCTGGGTGTCCCAGGTACTGTCCGCCATCATCGCCAGTGAGAGATGCTTctgtatcctccaccccctccgctcCCACACCGTCCTCcgcacatccaccaccacctacatcatcatcgctgtcttcgtcgtcgtcatcggcgTCTACTTTGTTGTGGTCACTCGCTACTACATCGTGTGCGCCTATGACCCGATAAGCGAAGCCGTGATCATGACGGCGATAGGGAGCGAGTTCTACTACCGTCACAAGAAGCTGGTGGATTTCTTGGACGTGTTCGTGTACGGCGCTGGGTTGCCgggggtggtgattgtggtggtgacgTCAACCACGATCGTGAC